Proteins encoded by one window of Hafnia alvei:
- the yedA gene encoding drug/metabolite exporter YedA, which produces MRSRAATFLPLIGSLFALYIIWGSTYFVIRLGVESWPPLMMAGVRFFCAGLVMLTFLRLRGHKMPSGRPLLNAAIIGILLLAAGNGAVTVAEHQDVPSGIAAVMVATVPLFTLCFSRLYGMPTRWLEWLGIAIGLCGIILLNSGGHLSGNPWMALLILAGSMTWAFGSVWGSRVELPAGLMAGAIEMLTAGIVLLIASAIAGERMTQMPSLQGILAVSYLAVFGSLIAISAYMFLIRNVRPAVATSYAYVNPVVAVLLGTGLGGETLSSTEWLALCVIIVAVLLVTLGKYLLPQN; this is translated from the coding sequence ATGCGCTCTCGTGCTGCCACCTTTCTCCCGCTTATTGGCTCATTATTTGCCCTGTATATCATTTGGGGTTCAACTTACTTCGTTATTCGTCTTGGCGTAGAGAGTTGGCCGCCGCTGATGATGGCAGGCGTACGCTTTTTCTGCGCGGGTCTGGTAATGCTCACGTTTCTACGTCTGCGCGGGCATAAAATGCCGAGCGGTCGACCGCTATTAAACGCGGCAATCATCGGTATTTTACTGCTTGCCGCCGGTAACGGCGCGGTGACCGTAGCCGAACATCAGGATGTTCCCTCGGGAATTGCTGCGGTTATGGTTGCCACCGTTCCCCTTTTCACCCTGTGCTTTAGCCGATTGTACGGAATGCCGACGCGTTGGCTAGAATGGCTCGGCATCGCGATCGGTCTGTGTGGCATTATCTTACTTAACAGCGGTGGACATTTGAGCGGCAATCCGTGGATGGCGCTGCTCATTTTGGCGGGCTCAATGACATGGGCGTTCGGCTCGGTGTGGGGTTCGCGCGTTGAGTTACCGGCAGGGCTGATGGCCGGGGCGATCGAAATGCTCACCGCGGGGATCGTGTTACTGATTGCTAGCGCCATCGCCGGTGAACGTATGACACAGATGCCAAGCCTGCAAGGGATTCTGGCGGTAAGTTATCTGGCGGTTTTCGGCTCTCTGATCGCGATTAGCGCATATATGTTTTTGATTCGTAACGTTCGCCCCGCCGTTGCCACCAGCTATGCCTATGTGAATCCGGTGGTCGCCGTATTGTTAGGTACCGGCTTAGGCGGTGAAACGCTGTCGTCAACCGAATGGCTGGCGCTGTGCGTCATTATCGTTGCGGTTCTTCTGGTGACACTGGGTAAATATCTACTGCCACAAAATTGA
- the araA gene encoding L-arabinose isomerase, protein MQQFQQNEVWFVIGSQHLYGQRTLQQVKEQAEKVVAHLNQVGLPVKLVQKPLATTPDEITALCRDANYQDNCLGLLVWLHTFSPAKMWINGLRRLEKPLLQFHTQFNAQIPWDSMDMDFMNLNQTAHGGREFGFIGARMRQQHSVVAGHWEDRQAQEGIARWMRVCAAKHESQHLKVARFGDNMREVAVTEGNKVSAQIQFGYSVNGYALGDLEQVVNEVSHSDISALVEEYEASYILTDAVKNGGAKRENLLDAARLELGIERFLQQGGFQAFTTTFENLYGLKQLPGLACQRLMQKGYGFGAEGDWKTAALLRIMKVMASDLQGGTSFMEDYTYNFQPGNDLVVGSHMLEVCPSIAKEEKPLLDVQHLGIGGKADPARLLFSTPAGAALNASLIDLGDRFRLLVNCVDTVEQPRDLPKLPVARAIWKAQPSLATAAEAWILAGGAHHTVFTQALDVEYLRLYAEMHNIEFLLIDNATTLPAFKNEIRWNEMYYMLNRK, encoded by the coding sequence ATGCAACAGTTCCAACAAAACGAAGTTTGGTTCGTTATCGGTAGCCAGCATTTATACGGTCAGCGTACGTTACAGCAGGTAAAGGAGCAGGCCGAAAAAGTGGTCGCCCATCTTAATCAAGTGGGTTTACCGGTCAAACTGGTGCAAAAACCGTTAGCGACTACGCCCGATGAAATTACTGCGCTGTGCCGCGACGCGAACTATCAGGACAACTGTCTTGGCCTGCTCGTCTGGCTACACACGTTTTCTCCAGCAAAAATGTGGATCAACGGGCTACGCCGCCTAGAAAAACCATTGCTTCAATTCCACACCCAGTTTAATGCCCAGATTCCGTGGGACAGCATGGATATGGACTTCATGAATCTGAACCAAACTGCGCATGGTGGCCGCGAGTTCGGTTTTATCGGTGCACGTATGCGCCAACAGCACAGCGTGGTTGCTGGACATTGGGAAGATCGACAGGCACAGGAAGGCATCGCACGTTGGATGCGCGTTTGTGCCGCAAAACACGAGAGCCAGCATCTGAAAGTGGCGCGCTTTGGCGATAACATGCGTGAAGTGGCGGTAACCGAAGGAAATAAAGTCAGTGCTCAAATTCAGTTTGGCTATAGCGTGAACGGCTATGCACTGGGTGATTTAGAACAGGTCGTTAATGAAGTTAGCCACAGCGATATCAGCGCGCTGGTGGAAGAGTATGAGGCCAGCTACATCCTAACTGACGCGGTGAAAAACGGCGGTGCAAAACGCGAGAATCTGCTGGATGCTGCACGCCTTGAGTTAGGCATCGAACGTTTCCTTCAGCAAGGCGGTTTTCAGGCCTTCACCACCACATTTGAAAACCTGTACGGGCTGAAACAACTCCCCGGCCTCGCCTGTCAGCGATTGATGCAGAAGGGCTATGGCTTTGGCGCTGAAGGCGATTGGAAAACCGCGGCTCTGCTGCGCATTATGAAAGTAATGGCGTCAGACCTACAAGGCGGCACCTCATTCATGGAGGACTACACCTACAATTTCCAGCCGGGTAACGATCTGGTGGTGGGGTCGCATATGCTGGAAGTCTGCCCGTCGATAGCCAAAGAAGAAAAGCCGCTGCTGGATGTTCAGCATCTTGGCATTGGTGGTAAAGCCGACCCCGCTCGCTTGCTCTTTTCCACCCCTGCCGGCGCAGCGTTGAATGCCAGCCTGATTGATTTAGGCGATCGTTTCCGCCTCTTGGTTAACTGCGTAGATACCGTTGAACAGCCACGTGATTTACCAAAACTGCCTGTTGCACGCGCCATCTGGAAAGCCCAACCGTCATTAGCCACCGCGGCTGAGGCGTGGATTTTAGCCGGAGGCGCGCATCATACGGTGTTTACCCAAGCGCTCGACGTTGAATATCTGCGCTTATATGCAGAAATGCACAATATCGAGTTCTTACTCATTGATAATGCCACCACGCTTCCTGCATTTAAAAATGAGATCCGCTGGAATGAAATGTATTACATGTTGAACCGTAAATAG
- the ydgT gene encoding transcription modulator YdgT produces MNVNDYLLKFRRVSTLESLEKLFDHLNYSLDEDEEIINMYRAADHRRAELASGGRLYDVGCVPKEIWRYVQ; encoded by the coding sequence ATGAACGTAAATGATTATCTGCTCAAGTTCCGCAGAGTTAGCACGCTGGAAAGCTTAGAAAAACTCTTTGACCATCTTAATTATTCTCTCGACGAGGATGAGGAAATTATTAATATGTATCGCGCCGCCGATCATCGTCGTGCGGAATTAGCCAGCGGCGGTCGTTTATATGATGTGGGCTGTGTCCCGAAAGAGATCTGGCGCTACGTTCAATAA